A genomic stretch from Ignavibacteriales bacterium includes:
- a CDS encoding DUF1761 domain-containing protein: METIFAQVNLLAVLVSSVAYFMLGAAWYSPVLFAKPWMNALGKKEEDFQSSPSNFIATFIAIFITVYVLGIFIVLTNANALLPGAFVGAVAGIGFVLTSCGINSIYDGRPVKLVLITSGYHILGLTVSGIILGIWN, encoded by the coding sequence ATGGAAACTATATTCGCGCAGGTAAATCTGCTCGCTGTTCTCGTGTCGTCCGTGGCTTATTTTATGCTGGGAGCGGCGTGGTACTCCCCGGTACTTTTCGCAAAACCCTGGATGAACGCCCTGGGTAAAAAGGAAGAGGATTTCCAATCCTCACCATCAAATTTCATCGCAACATTCATAGCTATATTCATCACCGTATACGTGCTCGGTATTTTTATTGTGCTTACGAATGCTAACGCACTGTTGCCGGGGGCATTTGTCGGCGCGGTCGCGGGGATAGGGTTCGTACTGACTTCATGCGGAATAAATTCGATATATGACGGCAGACCGGTTAAGCTGGTGCTGATAACGTCGGGTTATCATATACTGGGGCTGACCGTGTCGGGAATTATTCTCGGAATCTGGAATTAA